The following are encoded in a window of Oligoflexia bacterium genomic DNA:
- a CDS encoding 2Fe-2S iron-sulfur cluster-binding protein has translation MTTPTKNYKLTFKPSNVIIDVDPAKVPYSETGLPGSILEIALGNGVDLEHVCGGNIACSTCHVIVKSGLESCTPITPEEQEQLDMASGYTVGSRLSCQCVPDGSKDIVVEIS, from the coding sequence ATGACGACTCCAACAAAAAACTACAAACTCACTTTCAAGCCAAGTAATGTCATCATTGATGTTGATCCGGCAAAAGTTCCCTATAGTGAAACCGGTTTGCCTGGGAGCATTCTTGAAATTGCGTTAGGTAACGGAGTCGATTTAGAGCATGTTTGTGGTGGAAATATTGCCTGCTCTACATGTCATGTTATTGTTAAATCAGGTCTAGAATCATGCACACCCATTACACCAGAAGAACAAGAACAACTTGATATGGCTAGCGGATACACCGTTGGTTCAAGGCTTTCATGTCAATGTGTGCCCGATGGTTCAAAAGATATTGTTGTTGAAATTTCTTAA
- a CDS encoding M28 family peptidase: MIRLLSSLLLVIASVFISNDAGYAVSSDARYFAIPKENMKFLGTNFNKSNKAIDEFNGYVLVKLVPFEVETLSQQMHHAKAICGGFQDIQVQMETHGISAREALEWVGRRPLNTSQFDKFEPSNPHTAKQLMTSINLERFIGALTTFSGFPDRSSRGDLGVKASQWLVDVTKKLALAHGRSEITVTSISTGGWFLQPSVLVKVPGTDSTLPGILIGGHMDTFQNNKPGADDDGSGSMTVMEIYNAILDTKVRFKRDIYFAYYAAEEYGLHGSQIIAAQFKKQNIALRAVMQFDMTGYKSPQDTQSIYFVNDYVDVNLTTFLKKITEKYLQIPAHLIGDTKCGYACSDHASWTQQGYSASFPFESSFSNYNSTIHTGADKIALITPAHALKYLLLGAVFVAETADPL; the protein is encoded by the coding sequence ATGATTCGATTACTCAGCAGTCTTCTCTTGGTCATAGCGAGTGTTTTTATTTCTAACGACGCAGGTTATGCCGTCAGCAGCGATGCACGTTATTTCGCAATTCCAAAAGAGAATATGAAATTCTTAGGAACAAATTTTAATAAGTCTAATAAAGCCATCGATGAATTTAACGGATATGTGCTTGTAAAGTTAGTACCCTTTGAAGTTGAAACACTTTCTCAACAAATGCATCATGCAAAAGCAATATGCGGTGGATTCCAAGATATTCAAGTTCAGATGGAGACCCACGGTATTTCAGCTCGAGAAGCATTAGAATGGGTTGGAAGAAGACCCTTAAATACTTCGCAATTCGATAAATTTGAACCGAGTAACCCACATACAGCTAAACAATTGATGACTTCAATTAATCTTGAACGATTCATTGGCGCATTAACCACATTTTCTGGATTTCCGGATCGTAGTTCACGGGGAGATCTTGGAGTTAAAGCTTCGCAGTGGCTCGTAGATGTAACTAAAAAATTAGCCTTAGCTCACGGGCGCTCTGAAATCACAGTGACATCCATTTCTACTGGAGGTTGGTTTTTACAGCCATCTGTTTTAGTTAAAGTTCCAGGAACAGATTCTACTTTGCCCGGGATTCTCATCGGTGGCCACATGGATACATTTCAAAACAATAAGCCCGGTGCCGATGATGATGGTTCAGGAAGTATGACAGTCATGGAAATTTACAATGCCATCTTAGATACAAAGGTTCGTTTTAAACGCGATATCTATTTTGCCTATTATGCAGCAGAAGAATATGGCCTTCATGGTTCACAAATCATTGCCGCTCAGTTTAAAAAGCAAAATATCGCTTTAAGAGCTGTTATGCAGTTTGACATGACTGGATATAAATCACCCCAAGATACACAGAGTATTTATTTTGTGAATGATTATGTTGACGTAAATTTGACGACATTTCTTAAAAAGATTACTGAAAAGTATCTACAAATTCCCGCACATTTAATTGGCGACACAAAGTGTGGGTATGCTTGCAGCGATCACGCTTCATGGACTCAACAAGGATATTCAGCATCTTTTCCTTTTGAATCTTCATTTAGTAATTACAATAGTACCATTCACACAGGTGCCGATAAAATCGCACTTATAACTCCTGCACATGCACTCAAATATCTTTTATTAGGAGCTGTATTTGTAGCAGAAACGGCAGATCCGCTTTAA